In one Dermacentor albipictus isolate Rhodes 1998 colony chromosome 4, USDA_Dalb.pri_finalv2, whole genome shotgun sequence genomic region, the following are encoded:
- the LOC139059338 gene encoding POU domain protein 2-like isoform X3, with protein MNGSWMMFDRLHASNPGMNGDLSNDTQDSATSQDTGDLGQDEDSMDSEKALNLIKKSARSGLFHEMDDEQLEAKVAPGSGGGKASAAAANGQAGPMAGMLAAASTPTPAVPPSALVTTTAAAALAAAAAAGQLSLNQLMVAGAQGQQSNLLMQAGLAQQLQHVGKLPTASGLPGLPVSSQDLQQLQQQLQQHQQNLQNQMGQFVFLQPGQLPPNVQAQLFLQNQGLLQQGLMQQSLQNLQLQASQALPPGVLSSQAAATVAAAAAAAAQQQLHQLQQQHHHQQQQRQQQQQQQEHQGHNRALHQSPHNMAHIQHKQAPTGPHQVKSRPAEPSPEEMTDLEELEQFAKTFKQRRIKLGFTQGDVGLAMGKLYGNDFSQTTISRFEALNLSFKNMCKLKPLLQRWLEDADASLNNPAALANAHTTPESIGRRRKKRTSIETSVRVALEKAFVQNPKPTSEEIAVLAEGLSMEKEVVRVWFCNRRQKEKRINPPPGGAAAGASPPPPGLHLSSPPPLPPLGALHSPASLASNASTPSPPHAPTPTAAHPPRPLPLPPHAHSPPALIKTE; from the exons atcCAGGGATGAACGGTGACCTCTCGAACGACACACAAGACAGTGCAACTAGTCAAGACACGGGCGACCTGGGTCAGGATGAAGACAGTATGGACTCCGAGAAAGCCCTCAATCTC ATCAAGAAGTCGGCGCGGTCGGGCCTCTTCCACGAGATGGACGACGAGCAGCTGGAAGCGAAGGTGGCGCcgggcagcggcggcggcaaggcgtcggcggcggcggccaacGGCCAGGCGGGACCCATGGCCGGCATGCTGGCGGCGGCCTCGACTCCGACGCCCGCCGTGCCCCCGTCCGCGCTCGTGACCACCACGGCGGCCGCGgccctggccgcggcggccgccgccggacAGCTCTCGCTCAACCAG CTGATGGTAGCTGGAGCTCAGGGCCAACAGTCGAACCTTTTAATGCAGGCCGGATTGGCTCAGCAGTTGCAGCACGTAGGCAAG TTGCCAACGGCTTCAGGTCTTCCTGGACTTCCTGTCAGTAGCCAGGACCTCCAGCAGCTACAACAGCAGCTCCAGCAGCATCAGCAAAATCTTCAGAATCAAATGGGCCAGTTTGTGTTTTTGCAGCCGGGACAGCTGCCACCAAATGTACAAGCGCAACTCTTTCTGCAGAACCAG GGTCTCCTCCAGCAGGGCCTGATGCAGCAGAGCCTGCAGAACCTGCAGCTGCAGGCCAGCCAGGCGCTGCCCCCTGGGGTGCTTTCGTCGCAAGCGGCAGCCACCGTGgcggctgccgctgccgctgccgctcaGCAACAGTTGCACCAGCTCCAGCAGCAACACCACCACCAGCAacaacagcggcagcagcagcaacagcaacaggaGCACCAGGGGCACAACCGGGCATTGCACCAGTCGCCACACAATATGGCTCACATTCAGCACAAG CAAGCGCCGACAGGTCCTCACCAAGTCAAATCGAGACCAGCGGAGCCAAGTCCAGAGGAAATGACGGACTTGGAAGAGCTCGAGCAGTTTGCCAAAACGTTCAAGCAAAGGCGGATCAAGCTCG GTTTCACACAGGGAGATGTGGGCCTGGCTATGGGAAAGCTGTACGGCAATGACTTCAGCCAGACCACCATCTCCCGGTTCGAGGCGCTCAACCTGAGCTTCAAGAACATGTGCAAGCTGAAGCCGCTGCTGCAGCGATGGCTCGAGGACGCGGACGCCTCGCTGAACAACCCGGCTGCCCTCGCCAACGCCCACACCACACCGGAGTCGATCGGCCGGCGCCGCAAGAAGCGCACCAGCATCGAGACGAGCGTGCGTGTGGCGCTCGAGAAGGCATTCGTGCAGAACCCCAAGCCCACATCGGAGGAGATTGCCGTGCTAGCCGAGGGCCTCTCCATGGAGAAGGAGGTGGTCCGCGTCTGGTTCTGCAACCGGCGCCAGAAGGAGAAGCGCATCAACCCGCCACCGGGGGGCGCCGCCGCGGGAgcctcgccgccgccgcccggCCTGCACCTGAGCAGcccgccaccgctgccgccgctggGCGCCCTCCACTCGCCGGCGTCGCTCGCGAGCAACGCGTCCACGCCGTCGCCCCCTCACGCGCCCACCCCGACCGCCGCCCACCCCCCGCGGCCGCTCCCGCTGCCGCCGCACGCCCACTCTCCGCCGGCTCTGATCAAGACGGAGTGA
- the LOC139059338 gene encoding POU domain protein 2-like isoform X5 yields the protein MLRLQLFRPDPGMNGDLSNDTQDSATSQDTGDLGQDEDSMDSEKALNLIKKSARSGLFHEMDDEQLEAKVAPGSGGGKASAAAANGQAGPMAGMLAAASTPTPAVPPSALVTTTAAAALAAAAAAGQLSLNQLMVAGAQGQQSNLLMQAGLAQQLQHVGKLPTASGLPGLPVSSQDLQQLQQQLQQHQQNLQNQMGQFVFLQPGQLPPNVQAQLFLQNQGLLQQGLMQQSLQNLQLQASQALPPGVLSSQAAATVAAAAAAAAQQQLHQLQQQHHHQQQQRQQQQQQQEHQGHNRALHQSPHNMAHIQHKQAPTGPHQVKSRPAEPSPEEMTDLEELEQFAKTFKQRRIKLGFTQGDVGLAMGKLYGNDFSQTTISRFEALNLSFKNMCKLKPLLQRWLEDADASLNNPAALANAHTTPESIGRRRKKRTSIETSVRVALEKAFVQNPKPTSEEIAVLAEGLSMEKEVVRVWFCNRRQKEKRINPPPGGAAAGASPPPPGLHLSSPPPLPPLGALHSPASLASNASTPSPPHAPTPTAAHPPRPLPLPPHAHSPPALIKTE from the exons atcCAGGGATGAACGGTGACCTCTCGAACGACACACAAGACAGTGCAACTAGTCAAGACACGGGCGACCTGGGTCAGGATGAAGACAGTATGGACTCCGAGAAAGCCCTCAATCTC ATCAAGAAGTCGGCGCGGTCGGGCCTCTTCCACGAGATGGACGACGAGCAGCTGGAAGCGAAGGTGGCGCcgggcagcggcggcggcaaggcgtcggcggcggcggccaacGGCCAGGCGGGACCCATGGCCGGCATGCTGGCGGCGGCCTCGACTCCGACGCCCGCCGTGCCCCCGTCCGCGCTCGTGACCACCACGGCGGCCGCGgccctggccgcggcggccgccgccggacAGCTCTCGCTCAACCAG CTGATGGTAGCTGGAGCTCAGGGCCAACAGTCGAACCTTTTAATGCAGGCCGGATTGGCTCAGCAGTTGCAGCACGTAGGCAAG TTGCCAACGGCTTCAGGTCTTCCTGGACTTCCTGTCAGTAGCCAGGACCTCCAGCAGCTACAACAGCAGCTCCAGCAGCATCAGCAAAATCTTCAGAATCAAATGGGCCAGTTTGTGTTTTTGCAGCCGGGACAGCTGCCACCAAATGTACAAGCGCAACTCTTTCTGCAGAACCAG GGTCTCCTCCAGCAGGGCCTGATGCAGCAGAGCCTGCAGAACCTGCAGCTGCAGGCCAGCCAGGCGCTGCCCCCTGGGGTGCTTTCGTCGCAAGCGGCAGCCACCGTGgcggctgccgctgccgctgccgctcaGCAACAGTTGCACCAGCTCCAGCAGCAACACCACCACCAGCAacaacagcggcagcagcagcaacagcaacaggaGCACCAGGGGCACAACCGGGCATTGCACCAGTCGCCACACAATATGGCTCACATTCAGCACAAG CAAGCGCCGACAGGTCCTCACCAAGTCAAATCGAGACCAGCGGAGCCAAGTCCAGAGGAAATGACGGACTTGGAAGAGCTCGAGCAGTTTGCCAAAACGTTCAAGCAAAGGCGGATCAAGCTCG GTTTCACACAGGGAGATGTGGGCCTGGCTATGGGAAAGCTGTACGGCAATGACTTCAGCCAGACCACCATCTCCCGGTTCGAGGCGCTCAACCTGAGCTTCAAGAACATGTGCAAGCTGAAGCCGCTGCTGCAGCGATGGCTCGAGGACGCGGACGCCTCGCTGAACAACCCGGCTGCCCTCGCCAACGCCCACACCACACCGGAGTCGATCGGCCGGCGCCGCAAGAAGCGCACCAGCATCGAGACGAGCGTGCGTGTGGCGCTCGAGAAGGCATTCGTGCAGAACCCCAAGCCCACATCGGAGGAGATTGCCGTGCTAGCCGAGGGCCTCTCCATGGAGAAGGAGGTGGTCCGCGTCTGGTTCTGCAACCGGCGCCAGAAGGAGAAGCGCATCAACCCGCCACCGGGGGGCGCCGCCGCGGGAgcctcgccgccgccgcccggCCTGCACCTGAGCAGcccgccaccgctgccgccgctggGCGCCCTCCACTCGCCGGCGTCGCTCGCGAGCAACGCGTCCACGCCGTCGCCCCCTCACGCGCCCACCCCGACCGCCGCCCACCCCCCGCGGCCGCTCCCGCTGCCGCCGCACGCCCACTCTCCGCCGGCTCTGATCAAGACGGAGTGA
- the LOC139059338 gene encoding POU domain protein 2-like isoform X1: protein MSGGSTFKHLSCAIRPTFQRSRSRTKAKDPGMNGDLSNDTQDSATSQDTGDLGQDEDSMDSEKALNLIKKSARSGLFHEMDDEQLEAKVAPGSGGGKASAAAANGQAGPMAGMLAAASTPTPAVPPSALVTTTAAAALAAAAAAGQLSLNQLMVAGAQGQQSNLLMQAGLAQQLQHVGKLPTASGLPGLPVSSQDLQQLQQQLQQHQQNLQNQMGQFVFLQPGQLPPNVQAQLFLQNQGLLQQGLMQQSLQNLQLQASQALPPGVLSSQAAATVAAAAAAAAQQQLHQLQQQHHHQQQQRQQQQQQQEHQGHNRALHQSPHNMAHIQHKQAPTGPHQVKSRPAEPSPEEMTDLEELEQFAKTFKQRRIKLGFTQGDVGLAMGKLYGNDFSQTTISRFEALNLSFKNMCKLKPLLQRWLEDADASLNNPAALANAHTTPESIGRRRKKRTSIETSVRVALEKAFVQNPKPTSEEIAVLAEGLSMEKEVVRVWFCNRRQKEKRINPPPGGAAAGASPPPPGLHLSSPPPLPPLGALHSPASLASNASTPSPPHAPTPTAAHPPRPLPLPPHAHSPPALIKTE from the exons atcCAGGGATGAACGGTGACCTCTCGAACGACACACAAGACAGTGCAACTAGTCAAGACACGGGCGACCTGGGTCAGGATGAAGACAGTATGGACTCCGAGAAAGCCCTCAATCTC ATCAAGAAGTCGGCGCGGTCGGGCCTCTTCCACGAGATGGACGACGAGCAGCTGGAAGCGAAGGTGGCGCcgggcagcggcggcggcaaggcgtcggcggcggcggccaacGGCCAGGCGGGACCCATGGCCGGCATGCTGGCGGCGGCCTCGACTCCGACGCCCGCCGTGCCCCCGTCCGCGCTCGTGACCACCACGGCGGCCGCGgccctggccgcggcggccgccgccggacAGCTCTCGCTCAACCAG CTGATGGTAGCTGGAGCTCAGGGCCAACAGTCGAACCTTTTAATGCAGGCCGGATTGGCTCAGCAGTTGCAGCACGTAGGCAAG TTGCCAACGGCTTCAGGTCTTCCTGGACTTCCTGTCAGTAGCCAGGACCTCCAGCAGCTACAACAGCAGCTCCAGCAGCATCAGCAAAATCTTCAGAATCAAATGGGCCAGTTTGTGTTTTTGCAGCCGGGACAGCTGCCACCAAATGTACAAGCGCAACTCTTTCTGCAGAACCAG GGTCTCCTCCAGCAGGGCCTGATGCAGCAGAGCCTGCAGAACCTGCAGCTGCAGGCCAGCCAGGCGCTGCCCCCTGGGGTGCTTTCGTCGCAAGCGGCAGCCACCGTGgcggctgccgctgccgctgccgctcaGCAACAGTTGCACCAGCTCCAGCAGCAACACCACCACCAGCAacaacagcggcagcagcagcaacagcaacaggaGCACCAGGGGCACAACCGGGCATTGCACCAGTCGCCACACAATATGGCTCACATTCAGCACAAG CAAGCGCCGACAGGTCCTCACCAAGTCAAATCGAGACCAGCGGAGCCAAGTCCAGAGGAAATGACGGACTTGGAAGAGCTCGAGCAGTTTGCCAAAACGTTCAAGCAAAGGCGGATCAAGCTCG GTTTCACACAGGGAGATGTGGGCCTGGCTATGGGAAAGCTGTACGGCAATGACTTCAGCCAGACCACCATCTCCCGGTTCGAGGCGCTCAACCTGAGCTTCAAGAACATGTGCAAGCTGAAGCCGCTGCTGCAGCGATGGCTCGAGGACGCGGACGCCTCGCTGAACAACCCGGCTGCCCTCGCCAACGCCCACACCACACCGGAGTCGATCGGCCGGCGCCGCAAGAAGCGCACCAGCATCGAGACGAGCGTGCGTGTGGCGCTCGAGAAGGCATTCGTGCAGAACCCCAAGCCCACATCGGAGGAGATTGCCGTGCTAGCCGAGGGCCTCTCCATGGAGAAGGAGGTGGTCCGCGTCTGGTTCTGCAACCGGCGCCAGAAGGAGAAGCGCATCAACCCGCCACCGGGGGGCGCCGCCGCGGGAgcctcgccgccgccgcccggCCTGCACCTGAGCAGcccgccaccgctgccgccgctggGCGCCCTCCACTCGCCGGCGTCGCTCGCGAGCAACGCGTCCACGCCGTCGCCCCCTCACGCGCCCACCCCGACCGCCGCCCACCCCCCGCGGCCGCTCCCGCTGCCGCCGCACGCCCACTCTCCGCCGGCTCTGATCAAGACGGAGTGA
- the LOC139059338 gene encoding POU domain protein 2-like isoform X2 — MTLKSLGGCRRLSVAVNDHFAERRFCKDPGMNGDLSNDTQDSATSQDTGDLGQDEDSMDSEKALNLIKKSARSGLFHEMDDEQLEAKVAPGSGGGKASAAAANGQAGPMAGMLAAASTPTPAVPPSALVTTTAAAALAAAAAAGQLSLNQLMVAGAQGQQSNLLMQAGLAQQLQHVGKLPTASGLPGLPVSSQDLQQLQQQLQQHQQNLQNQMGQFVFLQPGQLPPNVQAQLFLQNQGLLQQGLMQQSLQNLQLQASQALPPGVLSSQAAATVAAAAAAAAQQQLHQLQQQHHHQQQQRQQQQQQQEHQGHNRALHQSPHNMAHIQHKQAPTGPHQVKSRPAEPSPEEMTDLEELEQFAKTFKQRRIKLGFTQGDVGLAMGKLYGNDFSQTTISRFEALNLSFKNMCKLKPLLQRWLEDADASLNNPAALANAHTTPESIGRRRKKRTSIETSVRVALEKAFVQNPKPTSEEIAVLAEGLSMEKEVVRVWFCNRRQKEKRINPPPGGAAAGASPPPPGLHLSSPPPLPPLGALHSPASLASNASTPSPPHAPTPTAAHPPRPLPLPPHAHSPPALIKTE, encoded by the exons atcCAGGGATGAACGGTGACCTCTCGAACGACACACAAGACAGTGCAACTAGTCAAGACACGGGCGACCTGGGTCAGGATGAAGACAGTATGGACTCCGAGAAAGCCCTCAATCTC ATCAAGAAGTCGGCGCGGTCGGGCCTCTTCCACGAGATGGACGACGAGCAGCTGGAAGCGAAGGTGGCGCcgggcagcggcggcggcaaggcgtcggcggcggcggccaacGGCCAGGCGGGACCCATGGCCGGCATGCTGGCGGCGGCCTCGACTCCGACGCCCGCCGTGCCCCCGTCCGCGCTCGTGACCACCACGGCGGCCGCGgccctggccgcggcggccgccgccggacAGCTCTCGCTCAACCAG CTGATGGTAGCTGGAGCTCAGGGCCAACAGTCGAACCTTTTAATGCAGGCCGGATTGGCTCAGCAGTTGCAGCACGTAGGCAAG TTGCCAACGGCTTCAGGTCTTCCTGGACTTCCTGTCAGTAGCCAGGACCTCCAGCAGCTACAACAGCAGCTCCAGCAGCATCAGCAAAATCTTCAGAATCAAATGGGCCAGTTTGTGTTTTTGCAGCCGGGACAGCTGCCACCAAATGTACAAGCGCAACTCTTTCTGCAGAACCAG GGTCTCCTCCAGCAGGGCCTGATGCAGCAGAGCCTGCAGAACCTGCAGCTGCAGGCCAGCCAGGCGCTGCCCCCTGGGGTGCTTTCGTCGCAAGCGGCAGCCACCGTGgcggctgccgctgccgctgccgctcaGCAACAGTTGCACCAGCTCCAGCAGCAACACCACCACCAGCAacaacagcggcagcagcagcaacagcaacaggaGCACCAGGGGCACAACCGGGCATTGCACCAGTCGCCACACAATATGGCTCACATTCAGCACAAG CAAGCGCCGACAGGTCCTCACCAAGTCAAATCGAGACCAGCGGAGCCAAGTCCAGAGGAAATGACGGACTTGGAAGAGCTCGAGCAGTTTGCCAAAACGTTCAAGCAAAGGCGGATCAAGCTCG GTTTCACACAGGGAGATGTGGGCCTGGCTATGGGAAAGCTGTACGGCAATGACTTCAGCCAGACCACCATCTCCCGGTTCGAGGCGCTCAACCTGAGCTTCAAGAACATGTGCAAGCTGAAGCCGCTGCTGCAGCGATGGCTCGAGGACGCGGACGCCTCGCTGAACAACCCGGCTGCCCTCGCCAACGCCCACACCACACCGGAGTCGATCGGCCGGCGCCGCAAGAAGCGCACCAGCATCGAGACGAGCGTGCGTGTGGCGCTCGAGAAGGCATTCGTGCAGAACCCCAAGCCCACATCGGAGGAGATTGCCGTGCTAGCCGAGGGCCTCTCCATGGAGAAGGAGGTGGTCCGCGTCTGGTTCTGCAACCGGCGCCAGAAGGAGAAGCGCATCAACCCGCCACCGGGGGGCGCCGCCGCGGGAgcctcgccgccgccgcccggCCTGCACCTGAGCAGcccgccaccgctgccgccgctggGCGCCCTCCACTCGCCGGCGTCGCTCGCGAGCAACGCGTCCACGCCGTCGCCCCCTCACGCGCCCACCCCGACCGCCGCCCACCCCCCGCGGCCGCTCCCGCTGCCGCCGCACGCCCACTCTCCGCCGGCTCTGATCAAGACGGAGTGA
- the LOC139059338 gene encoding POU domain protein 2-like isoform X6, translated as MRRKPEGDPGMNGDLSNDTQDSATSQDTGDLGQDEDSMDSEKALNLIKKSARSGLFHEMDDEQLEAKVAPGSGGGKASAAAANGQAGPMAGMLAAASTPTPAVPPSALVTTTAAAALAAAAAAGQLSLNQLMVAGAQGQQSNLLMQAGLAQQLQHVGKLPTASGLPGLPVSSQDLQQLQQQLQQHQQNLQNQMGQFVFLQPGQLPPNVQAQLFLQNQGLLQQGLMQQSLQNLQLQASQALPPGVLSSQAAATVAAAAAAAAQQQLHQLQQQHHHQQQQRQQQQQQQEHQGHNRALHQSPHNMAHIQHKQAPTGPHQVKSRPAEPSPEEMTDLEELEQFAKTFKQRRIKLGFTQGDVGLAMGKLYGNDFSQTTISRFEALNLSFKNMCKLKPLLQRWLEDADASLNNPAALANAHTTPESIGRRRKKRTSIETSVRVALEKAFVQNPKPTSEEIAVLAEGLSMEKEVVRVWFCNRRQKEKRINPPPGGAAAGASPPPPGLHLSSPPPLPPLGALHSPASLASNASTPSPPHAPTPTAAHPPRPLPLPPHAHSPPALIKTE; from the exons atcCAGGGATGAACGGTGACCTCTCGAACGACACACAAGACAGTGCAACTAGTCAAGACACGGGCGACCTGGGTCAGGATGAAGACAGTATGGACTCCGAGAAAGCCCTCAATCTC ATCAAGAAGTCGGCGCGGTCGGGCCTCTTCCACGAGATGGACGACGAGCAGCTGGAAGCGAAGGTGGCGCcgggcagcggcggcggcaaggcgtcggcggcggcggccaacGGCCAGGCGGGACCCATGGCCGGCATGCTGGCGGCGGCCTCGACTCCGACGCCCGCCGTGCCCCCGTCCGCGCTCGTGACCACCACGGCGGCCGCGgccctggccgcggcggccgccgccggacAGCTCTCGCTCAACCAG CTGATGGTAGCTGGAGCTCAGGGCCAACAGTCGAACCTTTTAATGCAGGCCGGATTGGCTCAGCAGTTGCAGCACGTAGGCAAG TTGCCAACGGCTTCAGGTCTTCCTGGACTTCCTGTCAGTAGCCAGGACCTCCAGCAGCTACAACAGCAGCTCCAGCAGCATCAGCAAAATCTTCAGAATCAAATGGGCCAGTTTGTGTTTTTGCAGCCGGGACAGCTGCCACCAAATGTACAAGCGCAACTCTTTCTGCAGAACCAG GGTCTCCTCCAGCAGGGCCTGATGCAGCAGAGCCTGCAGAACCTGCAGCTGCAGGCCAGCCAGGCGCTGCCCCCTGGGGTGCTTTCGTCGCAAGCGGCAGCCACCGTGgcggctgccgctgccgctgccgctcaGCAACAGTTGCACCAGCTCCAGCAGCAACACCACCACCAGCAacaacagcggcagcagcagcaacagcaacaggaGCACCAGGGGCACAACCGGGCATTGCACCAGTCGCCACACAATATGGCTCACATTCAGCACAAG CAAGCGCCGACAGGTCCTCACCAAGTCAAATCGAGACCAGCGGAGCCAAGTCCAGAGGAAATGACGGACTTGGAAGAGCTCGAGCAGTTTGCCAAAACGTTCAAGCAAAGGCGGATCAAGCTCG GTTTCACACAGGGAGATGTGGGCCTGGCTATGGGAAAGCTGTACGGCAATGACTTCAGCCAGACCACCATCTCCCGGTTCGAGGCGCTCAACCTGAGCTTCAAGAACATGTGCAAGCTGAAGCCGCTGCTGCAGCGATGGCTCGAGGACGCGGACGCCTCGCTGAACAACCCGGCTGCCCTCGCCAACGCCCACACCACACCGGAGTCGATCGGCCGGCGCCGCAAGAAGCGCACCAGCATCGAGACGAGCGTGCGTGTGGCGCTCGAGAAGGCATTCGTGCAGAACCCCAAGCCCACATCGGAGGAGATTGCCGTGCTAGCCGAGGGCCTCTCCATGGAGAAGGAGGTGGTCCGCGTCTGGTTCTGCAACCGGCGCCAGAAGGAGAAGCGCATCAACCCGCCACCGGGGGGCGCCGCCGCGGGAgcctcgccgccgccgcccggCCTGCACCTGAGCAGcccgccaccgctgccgccgctggGCGCCCTCCACTCGCCGGCGTCGCTCGCGAGCAACGCGTCCACGCCGTCGCCCCCTCACGCGCCCACCCCGACCGCCGCCCACCCCCCGCGGCCGCTCCCGCTGCCGCCGCACGCCCACTCTCCGCCGGCTCTGATCAAGACGGAGTGA
- the LOC139059338 gene encoding POU domain protein 2-like isoform X7, with product MCRRSNDPGMNGDLSNDTQDSATSQDTGDLGQDEDSMDSEKALNLIKKSARSGLFHEMDDEQLEAKVAPGSGGGKASAAAANGQAGPMAGMLAAASTPTPAVPPSALVTTTAAAALAAAAAAGQLSLNQLMVAGAQGQQSNLLMQAGLAQQLQHVGKLPTASGLPGLPVSSQDLQQLQQQLQQHQQNLQNQMGQFVFLQPGQLPPNVQAQLFLQNQGLLQQGLMQQSLQNLQLQASQALPPGVLSSQAAATVAAAAAAAAQQQLHQLQQQHHHQQQQRQQQQQQQEHQGHNRALHQSPHNMAHIQHKQAPTGPHQVKSRPAEPSPEEMTDLEELEQFAKTFKQRRIKLGFTQGDVGLAMGKLYGNDFSQTTISRFEALNLSFKNMCKLKPLLQRWLEDADASLNNPAALANAHTTPESIGRRRKKRTSIETSVRVALEKAFVQNPKPTSEEIAVLAEGLSMEKEVVRVWFCNRRQKEKRINPPPGGAAAGASPPPPGLHLSSPPPLPPLGALHSPASLASNASTPSPPHAPTPTAAHPPRPLPLPPHAHSPPALIKTE from the exons atcCAGGGATGAACGGTGACCTCTCGAACGACACACAAGACAGTGCAACTAGTCAAGACACGGGCGACCTGGGTCAGGATGAAGACAGTATGGACTCCGAGAAAGCCCTCAATCTC ATCAAGAAGTCGGCGCGGTCGGGCCTCTTCCACGAGATGGACGACGAGCAGCTGGAAGCGAAGGTGGCGCcgggcagcggcggcggcaaggcgtcggcggcggcggccaacGGCCAGGCGGGACCCATGGCCGGCATGCTGGCGGCGGCCTCGACTCCGACGCCCGCCGTGCCCCCGTCCGCGCTCGTGACCACCACGGCGGCCGCGgccctggccgcggcggccgccgccggacAGCTCTCGCTCAACCAG CTGATGGTAGCTGGAGCTCAGGGCCAACAGTCGAACCTTTTAATGCAGGCCGGATTGGCTCAGCAGTTGCAGCACGTAGGCAAG TTGCCAACGGCTTCAGGTCTTCCTGGACTTCCTGTCAGTAGCCAGGACCTCCAGCAGCTACAACAGCAGCTCCAGCAGCATCAGCAAAATCTTCAGAATCAAATGGGCCAGTTTGTGTTTTTGCAGCCGGGACAGCTGCCACCAAATGTACAAGCGCAACTCTTTCTGCAGAACCAG GGTCTCCTCCAGCAGGGCCTGATGCAGCAGAGCCTGCAGAACCTGCAGCTGCAGGCCAGCCAGGCGCTGCCCCCTGGGGTGCTTTCGTCGCAAGCGGCAGCCACCGTGgcggctgccgctgccgctgccgctcaGCAACAGTTGCACCAGCTCCAGCAGCAACACCACCACCAGCAacaacagcggcagcagcagcaacagcaacaggaGCACCAGGGGCACAACCGGGCATTGCACCAGTCGCCACACAATATGGCTCACATTCAGCACAAG CAAGCGCCGACAGGTCCTCACCAAGTCAAATCGAGACCAGCGGAGCCAAGTCCAGAGGAAATGACGGACTTGGAAGAGCTCGAGCAGTTTGCCAAAACGTTCAAGCAAAGGCGGATCAAGCTCG GTTTCACACAGGGAGATGTGGGCCTGGCTATGGGAAAGCTGTACGGCAATGACTTCAGCCAGACCACCATCTCCCGGTTCGAGGCGCTCAACCTGAGCTTCAAGAACATGTGCAAGCTGAAGCCGCTGCTGCAGCGATGGCTCGAGGACGCGGACGCCTCGCTGAACAACCCGGCTGCCCTCGCCAACGCCCACACCACACCGGAGTCGATCGGCCGGCGCCGCAAGAAGCGCACCAGCATCGAGACGAGCGTGCGTGTGGCGCTCGAGAAGGCATTCGTGCAGAACCCCAAGCCCACATCGGAGGAGATTGCCGTGCTAGCCGAGGGCCTCTCCATGGAGAAGGAGGTGGTCCGCGTCTGGTTCTGCAACCGGCGCCAGAAGGAGAAGCGCATCAACCCGCCACCGGGGGGCGCCGCCGCGGGAgcctcgccgccgccgcccggCCTGCACCTGAGCAGcccgccaccgctgccgccgctggGCGCCCTCCACTCGCCGGCGTCGCTCGCGAGCAACGCGTCCACGCCGTCGCCCCCTCACGCGCCCACCCCGACCGCCGCCCACCCCCCGCGGCCGCTCCCGCTGCCGCCGCACGCCCACTCTCCGCCGGCTCTGATCAAGACGGAGTGA